A genomic stretch from Patagioenas fasciata isolate bPatFas1 chromosome 10, bPatFas1.hap1, whole genome shotgun sequence includes:
- the LOC136105921 gene encoding semaphorin-3D-like isoform X2 gives MHADPRHGLPLAALLLCLLLQQPGSSKAWKQHAPRLRLAYRDLLKSNSSHLLLASGDRLDFQALLVDEDRAWLMVGAKNHIFLLHLDHPNREPEKIFWPAPREQVEHCQLAGKNVEGPGAPPMRLVTHSLESGRGRCPYSPHEPFTGLLLDGELYSGTSSDFMGSSAAFFRTWVHGAEQSYIRTEQNQDHWLHEPAFVGAHAIPDTYNPHDDKVYIFFREMAMEAGQWERRHIHARVARVCKNDVGGKRSLINRWSTFLKARLVCSIPGPQGTETHFDQLEDVFLLHTRDPQNPLIFGLFTVSSGVFSGSAVCVYSMAAVRAAFSGPFAHKEGFDYRWVEYKGRVPYPRPGTCPSETYDPLLQSTKDFPDEVISFMRSHQLMWEPVYPQGRQPVLVKVNVPYRLQRLLVHRLEMESRHYDVLFLGTDEGQVLKVGLAGGVSGGTEVISLEEISVTKVPSPIVDMKLSPKRQELFVSSTHGLLQLSLYRCELYGKTCTDCCLARDPYCTWDGRTCVPQLLTEKRRARCQDVLKSDLLSQCQDTAEGTTVSEKLVFGVEKNSTFLECLAHSPQLTVRWLVQHSEETGLSEIRSNGHFSVLEQGLLIRQLAREDAGTYECQAVERSFSRPLTRYSLRVIRHEAMDVSPYKRSKELGGTHQSPRPRLDLQPSYKGFPRALGAPGTSLDVYCNALRHQERQRQKTWHQKWQHPSPDSKNGRVRRHPQPL, from the exons ATGCACGCTGACCCCCGCCATGGGCTGCCCCTCGCTGCActcctcctctgccttctcctgcagcagccaggcagCAGCAAGGCATGGAAACAGCACGCCCCACGCCTTCGCCTTGCCTACAGAG ATCTTCTGAAATCCAACagctctcacctgttgctggccTCAGGGGATCGGTTGGATTTCCAAGCCCTCTTGGTGGATGAAGACAGGGCCTGGCTGATGGTGGGAGCAAAAAACCACATCTTCCTGCTCCACCTGGACCATCCCAACAGAGAGCCTGAGAAG ATTTTCTGGCCAGCCCccagggagcaggtggagcatTGCCAGCTGGCTGGGAAGAATGTGGAG GGTCCCGGGGCTCCCCCCATGCGGTTGGTGACCCACTCCTTGGAATCGGGGCGAGGACGGTGCCCGTACAGCCCCCATGAACCCTTCACAGGACTCCTTCTTG ATGGGGAGCTCTATTCAGGCACCTCCAGCGACTTCATGGGCAGCAGCGCTGCCTTCTTTCGGACCTGGGtccatggagctgagcagagtTACATCCGCACAGAGCAGAACCAGGACCACTGGCTACACG agcctgcgTTTGTCGGTGCCCATGCCATCCCTGATACCTACAACCCACACGATGACAAGGTCTACATATTTTTCCGCGAGATGGCCATGGAAGCTGGGCAGTGGGAGCGGCGGCACATCCATGCTAGAGTGGCCCGGGTCTGCAAG AACGACGTTGGAGGGAAGCGCAGCCTCATCAACCGCTGGAGCACATTCCTCAAGGCCCGCCTGGTGTGCTCCATCCCCGGGCCCCAGGGCACTGAAACCCACTTTGACCAGCTTG AGGATGTTTTCCTCCTGCACACCCGGGACCCTCAGAACCCCCTTATTTTTGGCCTCTTCACGGTCTCCAG CGGTGTCTTCAGTGGCTCTGCTGTCTGTGTCTACTCCATGGCAGCCGTGAGAGCTGCCTTCAGTGGTCCCTTTGCACACAAGGAGGGATTTGACTACCGCTGGGTAGAATACAAGGGCCGTGTCCCCTATCCCCGACCTGGCACG TGCCCCAGCGAGACATACGACCCCCTCCTGCAGTCCACCAAGGACTTCCCCGATGAGGTGATCAGCTTCATGCGCAGCCACCAGCTGATGTGGGAGCCCGTGTACCCGCAGGGCCGTCAGCCCGTCCTGGTGAAGGTCAATGTCCCTTATCGGCTGCagcggctgctggtgcacaggctGGAGATGGAGAGCCGGCACTACGATGTGCTTTTCCTCGGTACAG ATGAAGGTCAAGTGCTGAAGGTGGGGCTGGCTGGCGGGGTGAGCGGCGGCACCGAGGTGATCAGCCTGGAGGAGATCAGCGTCACTAAG gTGCCTTCTCCCATCGTGGACATGAAGTTATCACCAAAGCGG CAGGAACTGTTTGTGAGCAGCACCCACGGGCTGCTCCAGCTCTCCTTGTACCGCTGCGAGCTCTACGGCAAAACTTGCACCGACTGCTGCCTGGCCCGGGATCCTTACTGCACCTGGGATGGCAGGACCTGCGTCCCACAGCTCCTCACCGAGAAGAG ACGTGCCCGCTGCCAGGACGTGCTGAAGTCTGACCTGCTCAGCCAGTGTCAGGACACCGCAGAGG GGACCACTGTCTCAGAGAAGCTGGTTTTTGGCGTGGAGAAGAACTCAACCTTCTTGGAGTGCCTAGCACACTCCCCGCAGCTGACTGTCCGGTGGCTGGTGCAGCACAGCGAGGAGACAGGCCTGAGCGAG ATCAGGAGCAACGGACACTTCTCGGTGCTGGAGCAAGGGCTGCTGATCCGCCAGCTGGCAAGGGAGGACGCGGGCACCTATGAGTGCCAGGCGGTGGAGCGCTCCTTCTCCCGGCCCCTCACCCGATACAGCCTCCGCGTCATCCGGCACGAGGCCATGGATGTGTCACCTTACAAACGGAGcaaggagctgggagggaccCACCAGAGCCCCCGGCCCCGTCTTGACCTGCAGCCGAGCTACAAGGGCTTCCCACGGGCCCTAGGGGCACCAGGCACCAGCCTGGACGTTTACTGCAATGCCTTGCGGCACCAGGAGAGGCAGCGGCAGAAAACCTGGCACCAAAAGTGGCAGCACCCGTCTCCAGACAGCAAGAACGGCCGGGTGCGgaggcacccccagcccctgtgA
- the LOC136105921 gene encoding semaphorin-3D-like isoform X3, translated as MVGAKNHIFLLHLDHPNREPEKIFWPAPREQVEHCQLAGKNVETECANFIRLLQPFNRSHVFACGTGSYQPVCAFIQLGTRGKGPGAPPMRLVTHSLESGRGRCPYSPHEPFTGLLLDGELYSGTSSDFMGSSAAFFRTWVHGAEQSYIRTEQNQDHWLHEPAFVGAHAIPDTYNPHDDKVYIFFREMAMEAGQWERRHIHARVARVCKNDVGGKRSLINRWSTFLKARLVCSIPGPQGTETHFDQLEDVFLLHTRDPQNPLIFGLFTVSSGVFSGSAVCVYSMAAVRAAFSGPFAHKEGFDYRWVEYKGRVPYPRPGTCPSETYDPLLQSTKDFPDEVISFMRSHQLMWEPVYPQGRQPVLVKVNVPYRLQRLLVHRLEMESRHYDVLFLGTDEGQVLKVGLAGGVSGGTEVISLEEISVTKVPSPIVDMKLSPKRQELFVSSTHGLLQLSLYRCELYGKTCTDCCLARDPYCTWDGRTCVPQLLTEKRRARCQDVLKSDLLSQCQDTAEGTTVSEKLVFGVEKNSTFLECLAHSPQLTVRWLVQHSEETGLSEIRSNGHFSVLEQGLLIRQLAREDAGTYECQAVERSFSRPLTRYSLRVIRHEAMDVSPYKRSKELGGTHQSPRPRLDLQPSYKGFPRALGAPGTSLDVYCNALRHQERQRQKTWHQKWQHPSPDSKNGRVRRHPQPL; from the exons ATGGTGGGAGCAAAAAACCACATCTTCCTGCTCCACCTGGACCATCCCAACAGAGAGCCTGAGAAG ATTTTCTGGCCAGCCCccagggagcaggtggagcatTGCCAGCTGGCTGGGAAGAATGTGGAG ACGGAGTGTGCCAACTTCATTCGCCTCCTCCAGCCCTTCAACAGGAGCCATGTGTTCGCCTGCGGGACCGGCTCCTACCAGCCTGTCTGTGCCTTCATCCAGCTGGGAACCAGGGGAAAG GGTCCCGGGGCTCCCCCCATGCGGTTGGTGACCCACTCCTTGGAATCGGGGCGAGGACGGTGCCCGTACAGCCCCCATGAACCCTTCACAGGACTCCTTCTTG ATGGGGAGCTCTATTCAGGCACCTCCAGCGACTTCATGGGCAGCAGCGCTGCCTTCTTTCGGACCTGGGtccatggagctgagcagagtTACATCCGCACAGAGCAGAACCAGGACCACTGGCTACACG agcctgcgTTTGTCGGTGCCCATGCCATCCCTGATACCTACAACCCACACGATGACAAGGTCTACATATTTTTCCGCGAGATGGCCATGGAAGCTGGGCAGTGGGAGCGGCGGCACATCCATGCTAGAGTGGCCCGGGTCTGCAAG AACGACGTTGGAGGGAAGCGCAGCCTCATCAACCGCTGGAGCACATTCCTCAAGGCCCGCCTGGTGTGCTCCATCCCCGGGCCCCAGGGCACTGAAACCCACTTTGACCAGCTTG AGGATGTTTTCCTCCTGCACACCCGGGACCCTCAGAACCCCCTTATTTTTGGCCTCTTCACGGTCTCCAG CGGTGTCTTCAGTGGCTCTGCTGTCTGTGTCTACTCCATGGCAGCCGTGAGAGCTGCCTTCAGTGGTCCCTTTGCACACAAGGAGGGATTTGACTACCGCTGGGTAGAATACAAGGGCCGTGTCCCCTATCCCCGACCTGGCACG TGCCCCAGCGAGACATACGACCCCCTCCTGCAGTCCACCAAGGACTTCCCCGATGAGGTGATCAGCTTCATGCGCAGCCACCAGCTGATGTGGGAGCCCGTGTACCCGCAGGGCCGTCAGCCCGTCCTGGTGAAGGTCAATGTCCCTTATCGGCTGCagcggctgctggtgcacaggctGGAGATGGAGAGCCGGCACTACGATGTGCTTTTCCTCGGTACAG ATGAAGGTCAAGTGCTGAAGGTGGGGCTGGCTGGCGGGGTGAGCGGCGGCACCGAGGTGATCAGCCTGGAGGAGATCAGCGTCACTAAG gTGCCTTCTCCCATCGTGGACATGAAGTTATCACCAAAGCGG CAGGAACTGTTTGTGAGCAGCACCCACGGGCTGCTCCAGCTCTCCTTGTACCGCTGCGAGCTCTACGGCAAAACTTGCACCGACTGCTGCCTGGCCCGGGATCCTTACTGCACCTGGGATGGCAGGACCTGCGTCCCACAGCTCCTCACCGAGAAGAG ACGTGCCCGCTGCCAGGACGTGCTGAAGTCTGACCTGCTCAGCCAGTGTCAGGACACCGCAGAGG GGACCACTGTCTCAGAGAAGCTGGTTTTTGGCGTGGAGAAGAACTCAACCTTCTTGGAGTGCCTAGCACACTCCCCGCAGCTGACTGTCCGGTGGCTGGTGCAGCACAGCGAGGAGACAGGCCTGAGCGAG ATCAGGAGCAACGGACACTTCTCGGTGCTGGAGCAAGGGCTGCTGATCCGCCAGCTGGCAAGGGAGGACGCGGGCACCTATGAGTGCCAGGCGGTGGAGCGCTCCTTCTCCCGGCCCCTCACCCGATACAGCCTCCGCGTCATCCGGCACGAGGCCATGGATGTGTCACCTTACAAACGGAGcaaggagctgggagggaccCACCAGAGCCCCCGGCCCCGTCTTGACCTGCAGCCGAGCTACAAGGGCTTCCCACGGGCCCTAGGGGCACCAGGCACCAGCCTGGACGTTTACTGCAATGCCTTGCGGCACCAGGAGAGGCAGCGGCAGAAAACCTGGCACCAAAAGTGGCAGCACCCGTCTCCAGACAGCAAGAACGGCCGGGTGCGgaggcacccccagcccctgtgA
- the LOC136105921 gene encoding semaphorin-3D-like isoform X1 encodes MHADPRHGLPLAALLLCLLLQQPGSSKAWKQHAPRLRLAYRDLLKSNSSHLLLASGDRLDFQALLVDEDRAWLMVGAKNHIFLLHLDHPNREPEKIFWPAPREQVEHCQLAGKNVETECANFIRLLQPFNRSHVFACGTGSYQPVCAFIQLGTRGKGPGAPPMRLVTHSLESGRGRCPYSPHEPFTGLLLDGELYSGTSSDFMGSSAAFFRTWVHGAEQSYIRTEQNQDHWLHEPAFVGAHAIPDTYNPHDDKVYIFFREMAMEAGQWERRHIHARVARVCKNDVGGKRSLINRWSTFLKARLVCSIPGPQGTETHFDQLEDVFLLHTRDPQNPLIFGLFTVSSGVFSGSAVCVYSMAAVRAAFSGPFAHKEGFDYRWVEYKGRVPYPRPGTCPSETYDPLLQSTKDFPDEVISFMRSHQLMWEPVYPQGRQPVLVKVNVPYRLQRLLVHRLEMESRHYDVLFLGTDEGQVLKVGLAGGVSGGTEVISLEEISVTKVPSPIVDMKLSPKRQELFVSSTHGLLQLSLYRCELYGKTCTDCCLARDPYCTWDGRTCVPQLLTEKRRARCQDVLKSDLLSQCQDTAEGTTVSEKLVFGVEKNSTFLECLAHSPQLTVRWLVQHSEETGLSEIRSNGHFSVLEQGLLIRQLAREDAGTYECQAVERSFSRPLTRYSLRVIRHEAMDVSPYKRSKELGGTHQSPRPRLDLQPSYKGFPRALGAPGTSLDVYCNALRHQERQRQKTWHQKWQHPSPDSKNGRVRRHPQPL; translated from the exons ATGCACGCTGACCCCCGCCATGGGCTGCCCCTCGCTGCActcctcctctgccttctcctgcagcagccaggcagCAGCAAGGCATGGAAACAGCACGCCCCACGCCTTCGCCTTGCCTACAGAG ATCTTCTGAAATCCAACagctctcacctgttgctggccTCAGGGGATCGGTTGGATTTCCAAGCCCTCTTGGTGGATGAAGACAGGGCCTGGCTGATGGTGGGAGCAAAAAACCACATCTTCCTGCTCCACCTGGACCATCCCAACAGAGAGCCTGAGAAG ATTTTCTGGCCAGCCCccagggagcaggtggagcatTGCCAGCTGGCTGGGAAGAATGTGGAG ACGGAGTGTGCCAACTTCATTCGCCTCCTCCAGCCCTTCAACAGGAGCCATGTGTTCGCCTGCGGGACCGGCTCCTACCAGCCTGTCTGTGCCTTCATCCAGCTGGGAACCAGGGGAAAG GGTCCCGGGGCTCCCCCCATGCGGTTGGTGACCCACTCCTTGGAATCGGGGCGAGGACGGTGCCCGTACAGCCCCCATGAACCCTTCACAGGACTCCTTCTTG ATGGGGAGCTCTATTCAGGCACCTCCAGCGACTTCATGGGCAGCAGCGCTGCCTTCTTTCGGACCTGGGtccatggagctgagcagagtTACATCCGCACAGAGCAGAACCAGGACCACTGGCTACACG agcctgcgTTTGTCGGTGCCCATGCCATCCCTGATACCTACAACCCACACGATGACAAGGTCTACATATTTTTCCGCGAGATGGCCATGGAAGCTGGGCAGTGGGAGCGGCGGCACATCCATGCTAGAGTGGCCCGGGTCTGCAAG AACGACGTTGGAGGGAAGCGCAGCCTCATCAACCGCTGGAGCACATTCCTCAAGGCCCGCCTGGTGTGCTCCATCCCCGGGCCCCAGGGCACTGAAACCCACTTTGACCAGCTTG AGGATGTTTTCCTCCTGCACACCCGGGACCCTCAGAACCCCCTTATTTTTGGCCTCTTCACGGTCTCCAG CGGTGTCTTCAGTGGCTCTGCTGTCTGTGTCTACTCCATGGCAGCCGTGAGAGCTGCCTTCAGTGGTCCCTTTGCACACAAGGAGGGATTTGACTACCGCTGGGTAGAATACAAGGGCCGTGTCCCCTATCCCCGACCTGGCACG TGCCCCAGCGAGACATACGACCCCCTCCTGCAGTCCACCAAGGACTTCCCCGATGAGGTGATCAGCTTCATGCGCAGCCACCAGCTGATGTGGGAGCCCGTGTACCCGCAGGGCCGTCAGCCCGTCCTGGTGAAGGTCAATGTCCCTTATCGGCTGCagcggctgctggtgcacaggctGGAGATGGAGAGCCGGCACTACGATGTGCTTTTCCTCGGTACAG ATGAAGGTCAAGTGCTGAAGGTGGGGCTGGCTGGCGGGGTGAGCGGCGGCACCGAGGTGATCAGCCTGGAGGAGATCAGCGTCACTAAG gTGCCTTCTCCCATCGTGGACATGAAGTTATCACCAAAGCGG CAGGAACTGTTTGTGAGCAGCACCCACGGGCTGCTCCAGCTCTCCTTGTACCGCTGCGAGCTCTACGGCAAAACTTGCACCGACTGCTGCCTGGCCCGGGATCCTTACTGCACCTGGGATGGCAGGACCTGCGTCCCACAGCTCCTCACCGAGAAGAG ACGTGCCCGCTGCCAGGACGTGCTGAAGTCTGACCTGCTCAGCCAGTGTCAGGACACCGCAGAGG GGACCACTGTCTCAGAGAAGCTGGTTTTTGGCGTGGAGAAGAACTCAACCTTCTTGGAGTGCCTAGCACACTCCCCGCAGCTGACTGTCCGGTGGCTGGTGCAGCACAGCGAGGAGACAGGCCTGAGCGAG ATCAGGAGCAACGGACACTTCTCGGTGCTGGAGCAAGGGCTGCTGATCCGCCAGCTGGCAAGGGAGGACGCGGGCACCTATGAGTGCCAGGCGGTGGAGCGCTCCTTCTCCCGGCCCCTCACCCGATACAGCCTCCGCGTCATCCGGCACGAGGCCATGGATGTGTCACCTTACAAACGGAGcaaggagctgggagggaccCACCAGAGCCCCCGGCCCCGTCTTGACCTGCAGCCGAGCTACAAGGGCTTCCCACGGGCCCTAGGGGCACCAGGCACCAGCCTGGACGTTTACTGCAATGCCTTGCGGCACCAGGAGAGGCAGCGGCAGAAAACCTGGCACCAAAAGTGGCAGCACCCGTCTCCAGACAGCAAGAACGGCCGGGTGCGgaggcacccccagcccctgtgA